In Levilactobacillus brevis, a single genomic region encodes these proteins:
- the lrgB gene encoding antiholin-like protein LrgB: MLILAENPNLALWGKWLGDGLGLNADGSTAGNAIFGIFLSLVVYLIGQWLFKISKGFFLFQPLFVGMVLGILVLFLLAKTFGTSTETFYRSAYKPGGDIIFWFLNPATIAFAVPLYRRNDIVKRFWLEIILSLIIGLSISLLVIYEAAKLIGLDTVGIASMLPQAATTAIAMPISNAIGGVGAVTATACILNSVIIYALGDWLVKFFRIDKDPIGAGLGLGTAGHTVGSAKAVQLGSIQGSMASIAVVIISIVVDLLVPPFASLVGLR; encoded by the coding sequence ATGTTAATTTTAGCGGAAAACCCCAATTTAGCGTTGTGGGGCAAATGGCTCGGCGACGGTCTCGGACTCAACGCCGACGGCTCCACCGCTGGTAATGCCATCTTTGGTATCTTCTTATCGCTGGTCGTCTACTTAATTGGTCAGTGGCTCTTCAAGATCAGTAAGGGCTTCTTCCTCTTCCAACCGCTCTTTGTCGGTATGGTTCTCGGTATCCTGGTCCTGTTTCTACTAGCCAAGACCTTCGGCACCTCAACGGAGACCTTCTACCGATCGGCCTACAAGCCCGGGGGCGACATCATCTTCTGGTTCTTAAATCCCGCCACCATTGCCTTTGCCGTACCGCTTTATCGCCGGAACGACATTGTCAAACGCTTTTGGCTAGAAATCATTTTGTCCCTCATCATTGGCCTCAGCATCTCACTGCTGGTGATCTACGAGGCGGCTAAGCTCATTGGCCTCGACACGGTGGGAATTGCCTCCATGCTCCCTCAGGCGGCGACTACGGCCATCGCCATGCCCATCTCCAATGCCATTGGCGGGGTCGGTGCGGTCACGGCGACGGCCTGCATCCTCAACTCCGTCATCATTTACGCGCTGGGCGACTGGCTGGTTAAATTCTTCCGGATTGACAAAGACCCGATTGGTGCCGGATTAGGGTTGGGGACGGCTGGACACACCGTTGGCTCGGCCAAGGCCGTTCAACTGGGCTCCATTCAAGGGTCCATGGCCTCGATTGCGGTGGTCATCATCTCCATTGTGGTCGACCTCCTCGTGCCCCCATTCGCCTCGCTGGTGGGATTGCGGTAG
- a CDS encoding CidA/LrgA family protein — translation MSIFAAILFVASLISPLFPASLPVPTPVIGIVILYTLLATHILKLRQVEKFADFMISLIAFLFVPAGVQLAASLDILKAQGLQITAVVLIATIVMLVLVSYTAVGLIWLRQHLFHRSCAVKQESTL, via the coding sequence ATGAGTATCTTCGCTGCAATTCTCTTTGTGGCAAGTCTGATCTCTCCTCTGTTCCCCGCCTCGCTCCCCGTCCCTACGCCAGTCATCGGGATTGTGATTCTCTACACTCTACTGGCCACCCATATTTTAAAATTACGTCAAGTTGAAAAATTCGCTGATTTCATGATCAGCCTGATTGCTTTTCTCTTTGTTCCTGCCGGCGTTCAGCTTGCAGCCAGCCTGGATATTTTAAAGGCTCAGGGCTTGCAGATCACGGCCGTCGTATTGATTGCCACCATCGTCATGCTGGTGCTGGTCAGCTACACCGCCGTTGGACTAATCTGGCTTCGGCAACACCTGTTTCACCGTAGTTGTGCGGTGAAGCAAGAGTCGACACTTTAG
- the lrgB gene encoding antiholin-like protein LrgB: MIILTTAPHMAVWGKWLGDALGTNAAGAPAGNAVFGIFLSLSVYLIGQWLFKIGKGFFLFQPLFVGMVLGIFILFLMAKFFGTTTATFYKSAYKPGGDIIFWFLNPATIAFAIPLYRRNDVVKRFWLEIVLSLIIGLIASLFFIYGAAKLLGLNDIGIASMLPQAATTAIAMPIATAIGGNAAVTAMACILNAVIIYALGDWLVKFFRINNDPIGAGLGLGTAGHTVGSAKALQLGSIQGSMASIAVVIISIVVDIVVPPFAAFMGLK, translated from the coding sequence ATGATAATTTTGACAACCGCGCCACACATGGCTGTCTGGGGTAAGTGGTTAGGCGACGCACTCGGCACTAATGCCGCCGGCGCACCCGCAGGCAATGCCGTCTTTGGAATTTTTCTTTCCTTATCAGTTTATTTAATCGGCCAATGGCTCTTTAAGATTGGCAAGGGGTTCTTCCTCTTCCAACCCCTCTTCGTCGGCATGGTATTGGGGATTTTTATCCTCTTCCTCATGGCGAAGTTCTTCGGCACCACGACCGCAACCTTCTATAAGTCCGCTTACAAACCCGGTGGGGACATCATCTTCTGGTTCTTAAACCCCGCCACGATTGCCTTTGCTATCCCGCTGTACCGACGAAATGATGTCGTCAAGCGGTTCTGGCTCGAAATCGTTTTGTCTTTAATTATTGGTTTGATTGCGTCATTGTTCTTCATTTACGGCGCAGCCAAGCTCCTCGGACTCAACGACATTGGCATCGCCTCTATGCTACCACAAGCCGCAACCACGGCGATCGCCATGCCAATTGCCACCGCGATTGGGGGCAATGCCGCGGTTACCGCCATGGCCTGCATCCTCAACGCCGTCATTATTTACGCGCTGGGCGACTGGCTGGTTAAATTCTTCCGGATCAACAACGACCCCATCGGCGCCGGACTCGGCTTAGGAACGGCTGGTCACACAGTGGGTTCTGCCAAAGCCCTGCAACTGGGATCCATTCAAGGGTCCATGGCGTCCATCGCGGTCGTCATTATTTCCATCGTGGTTGACATCGTCGTTCCGCCATTCGCCGCATTCATGGGGCTCAAGTAG
- a CDS encoding CidA/LrgA family protein, which produces MASQDKVPQTTEQTEEKPSPIIVQMAIFAAILFVSSLISPLFPPSFPVPTPVIGLIILYVLLATHIVKLRNVEKFGDFMISLIAFLFVPSGIQLAASLDILKTQGLQIVGVVLIATIVMLVVVAYTTAGMIWIRKHIFHRSVDIKS; this is translated from the coding sequence ATGGCTAGCCAAGATAAAGTTCCCCAAACGACAGAGCAGACTGAGGAGAAGCCCTCGCCAATCATTGTGCAAATGGCGATCTTCGCCGCAATTTTGTTTGTCTCCAGTCTGATTTCGCCCCTCTTCCCGCCATCTTTTCCTGTTCCCACGCCGGTTATCGGGCTCATTATACTCTACGTCCTACTAGCAACACACATCGTCAAGCTCCGGAATGTTGAAAAATTTGGTGATTTTATGATCAGCCTAATTGCCTTTCTGTTCGTTCCGTCTGGGATTCAACTGGCCGCCAGCCTGGACATTCTCAAGACCCAAGGCCTACAGATTGTGGGTGTGGTCCTAATCGCAACGATTGTCATGTTGGTCGTCGTGGCCTATACTACCGCCGGCATGATTTGGATTCGGAAGCACATCTTCCACCGCAGCGTTGATATTAAGTCATAA
- a CDS encoding undecaprenyl/decaprenyl-phosphate alpha-N-acetylglucosaminyl 1-phosphate transferase: protein MRFEIIVSLFATMIISAVLTPFVRRFAFQIGAVDKPNQRRVNKIPMPTLGGLAIFIAFTFSTMFLLRDQMPTQQLWGLFGGECIIIAGGMIDDVFELKPRQKVMFQLAAALEVYFVAGVRMRYLTLPFVGVWHFGWLALPITLLWIVAIVNAINLIDGLDGLATGVSIIALTTTGITGLFFLNVANTWVAIMIFALVAAMVGFLPYNFFPARIYLGDTGAQFIGFMIACFSLYGLKNVTFISVIIPVIILGVPITDTVYAMIRRILNKQPISHADKHHLHHRLMQLGLTHRQTVLVIYGIALIFSFISLLYPLSTIWGSVLLTIAILIGLELFVEAIGLVGSDRQPLLHWIKRIVKQLTSKNSD from the coding sequence ATGAGATTTGAGATTATTGTTAGCTTATTTGCTACCATGATTATCTCCGCAGTCCTAACGCCGTTTGTACGCCGCTTCGCGTTTCAAATTGGTGCGGTGGATAAACCGAATCAGCGACGGGTCAATAAGATTCCAATGCCAACGTTGGGTGGCCTGGCGATTTTTATTGCGTTTACTTTTTCAACCATGTTCCTCTTGCGTGACCAGATGCCAACGCAACAGTTGTGGGGCCTGTTCGGCGGTGAATGTATCATTATCGCCGGGGGCATGATTGATGACGTTTTTGAATTAAAGCCACGGCAAAAGGTCATGTTTCAATTGGCCGCAGCCCTGGAAGTTTACTTCGTGGCGGGCGTCCGGATGCGTTACCTGACGTTACCGTTTGTGGGCGTCTGGCACTTTGGCTGGTTGGCCTTGCCGATTACGCTGTTGTGGATTGTGGCCATCGTTAACGCCATCAACCTGATCGATGGGCTGGATGGTCTGGCAACGGGGGTCTCAATCATTGCATTGACGACCACCGGGATTACGGGGTTGTTCTTCTTAAACGTCGCCAACACTTGGGTGGCCATCATGATCTTTGCGTTGGTGGCCGCGATGGTCGGCTTCTTGCCGTATAACTTCTTCCCGGCGCGCATTTATTTGGGAGACACCGGGGCTCAGTTCATTGGATTCATGATTGCCTGTTTCTCGCTGTACGGGTTGAAGAATGTCACGTTTATCTCCGTGATCATCCCCGTGATTATCCTCGGGGTACCCATCACGGATACGGTCTACGCCATGATTCGGCGGATCTTGAATAAGCAACCCATCTCACACGCGGACAAGCACCACTTACACCATCGCTTGATGCAACTGGGCTTGACCCACCGGCAGACGGTACTCGTGATTTACGGGATTGCGCTGATTTTTTCCTTTATTTCACTGCTGTATCCATTGTCCACGATTTGGGGGTCCGTCCTCCTGACGATTGCCATTCTGATTGGTTTGGAACTGTTCGTCGAGGCCATTGGCTTGGTGGGCTCGGATCGCCAGCCACTGTTGCACTGGATTAAGCGTATTGTGAAGCAGTTGACGTCTAAAAATTCAGATTAG